The stretch of DNA TTTCTTGAAGGTATCATTACCTTTACATGCATCATAAGTCAATTATTTCAGTTTATATATACTGTGAATCATATATAGTTTTTGTGAAtcatatataggccttgtttagttctgaaaaatttgggaaatcgacactgtagcactttcgtttgtatttgacaaatattttccaatcgtggactaactaggattaaaagattcgtctcgtcaattccgacctaactgtgcaattagtttttattctcgtctatatttaatactccatgcatgcgtctaaagattcgatgtgacggagaatgtgaaaaattttgcaaaaatttctgggaactaaacaaggccatagttttTGTTCTTGACTAAAATCTGgaaactagggccttgtttagttcgtgaaaagaaaagttttttttggggtactgtagcacatgtgtaactataacaattagtgtccaatcatgaactaattaggcttaaaagattcgtgaaaatatatgcaaactgtgcaattagttatttttttatctatatttaatgctccatgcatgtgtccaaacattcgatgggatgggtgaaaagtttttgggtggcaactaaacaaggcctggatcAAACTTTCATTATTTGACTCCTCAAATTCATGTGCAGGATAAGTGGAGAAATCAGAAAGGTTCATCTGGGGCACGTTATTCAACACTTGCCTTATTGAAGAGAGATTTACATGAGAGGATAAATGGATCGTCTCGTGCTGCCCCAGTGAGCACAGTGCCTGATCCTCTGCTGTCCTCTTTTGTTGGTAACTTTTATGAAGTAGATTTGCCAAAGAATGCTAAGAAAGAGTCCTTGGCTGAGACAGAAGTGGCAAGTGATAACTTAGAGCAGAAAGCAGCAGAGAGGTATGTTTATATGCAATGTAATTCATTTACTTTTATACTTATATTTCCTGAGAGTAATAATTTGAAATCACTTTTGTTTGTAAAGTCAAATGACAGAAATAAGAAAAATAGTTAATGACACTGAATAGACAGCTTATGTTATAAGCCATAGATATGAAATACCTAAATTATGTCATCAGTTCCAGTTATGACATTGTTCACAGTTCGCAGTGGGTAAAAGAAACATAATAATGTGGACAGTCCGTTTGATGTTTTAGTACATGGTGGAACATGTCATAGATAGTGTATTGTATGAACAATTCTTTATCAATGACTCAATCAATGTCATGCATAAGAACTCACTGATGTCTGATATTTGCCAGTGTTGAGGAGCCTTTGCTCCCTGAGGTCAAGGAGGAGAGAACCAGGAGGAGCCAATTCGTGCAGGGGCTTGTCTTGTCCCTGATGTTTGACGACATCTTATGAAGAGAGCAACCCAAAAGGAGAGTGGAGAAGGCAGCTCTTGCTACCAGCAAACAGGCCTTACACCAAGCACAAGGTGCTGCCGTAGCTGTTGTAATGTTTCGCCGATTTGCCATCGGAAGATGGTGAACATTGCTCCGGGATAATGGGGAGATGAATTGTGGATATGGATATTTCGTAGTATGCATCGTCATTGCATGAATAATAATAGAGTATATGTATGTATAGTTTGGTAGCATCATGGTACCTGGTATTATGGGGCCTTGTATGTATATTGGGAGGCCGGAATGGATCCTATCTATCGTAATTCAGCCATTTGATCATGTGCCTGTGGTGTTCTGCTGGAAACCTGGAATGTGCGTAGGTATTATCTGCCTGTGACTGCCGAACAGAGTTTTCTTCAAATGctttatttaaaaaataaaacggCATGGTTTGGTCAAATTTGGTTGAAATGATTCGCGTTCTTTCGTTGCATTCACACTGCCAATTATCTGTGCTTGTGGGGACAAAAGTACTGCGTAATTTGCTCATTTTGCACCTACTAATTGTAATCCTAAGGATTTTTTTTTCCTCTTGCGACTTGCGATACTGAAGAAACCTCTGGTTGACAACATCAATCTAGAGCGTTTCTTGCACTTCGCTGTTGAATTTAACTGAATCACAAGAGATAGCAATGACATTATCATAAAAATAGCTAGTAAGAAAATATCATCTTAGTTGAATAATGAAAAGTACTACTCCTCCTATcttaaattgtaagtcatttcaagaattttggaaagttagacatctcaagtttgactaaaattataggaaaaattacaaagttttgtggcatcaaataaatatactacaaaataagccatttgatcaaatttgagatgttgactctctaagattcttagaatgacttacaatttgggatggagggagtagcttaGAAGAAAGCATCATCTAAGTAGAATAATGAAACAAGTCTTGTACGATGGCAGCCATAGACAAACTTTGGGTTGCAACATAACATTCCAAGGGTTAGGCAAAAACAAGACTTCGATGTCTAAACATTGTTATTATAACATGTGTTATGTCCGTATTGCTACTCCCAAATGCACCTCGAAACTCATATATCTGAGAGGGGGAAACAAGTGTATGAGTTTATGAAAAACCTTAGCAAACTATGCCTTCTATAGTGCAGTTGAATGAAGTATCAATTTAATCATTCATCagtgtttttttctcacaacaaatcaacaaacaatACTTTTAACTATGActtttcagccaagcgaacaTGCTACCCTATCAACTGGACTGGACTACAAGACTTTGTCACAGTGAAGTCGTCGCCGCGTATAGTCTGCCAAGTCCGCATAAACGTGTTTGCGAAACCGCGTGTTCAAATCTCTAGCTTTTTTTTTCATCCTAAGTGAGCTTCTAAATTGAATGCCTTGGAGTTGCCATTAGTCAAGTCTGCTAATTTTTAATTTACACATGATGAACCTGACTTTATGCCGTGAACTCCACACGTATTGGAAGGCTCGGTTTTGACTTAACATGCTTATATTAGAAAGGGCTATGTCATGCTGTTTTCCTTTTTACTGTGTGGGTTCTCAAAGCACATGAAAAAAAATGCAGTCAATTATATATTCCTGGGGAAAACTCAGTGGCGTTTACAGAAAAAAAAGTCATTACAATACACAGAGTCTTGTTTGGATTAGCAAACACATGATCTACATTTGcaaacaaccaaacaaacgAAAGCATACATCTGTACACCATGCTGGTACAAACAATGGCTATGCACATGACATACAAACATACTGGT from Sorghum bicolor cultivar BTx623 chromosome 8, Sorghum_bicolor_NCBIv3, whole genome shotgun sequence encodes:
- the LOC8068821 gene encoding protein DEHYDRATION-INDUCED 19 homolog 2; its protein translation is MDMEVYERLTAAETRHHRGTRFDALIGLDEVEASDEEEEEEEEEERAAGAGLGDELPCPFCGEELDAVGLWCHMDDEHHAEANAGVCPICTDKVDKNLFDHISSQHRGFLKDKWRNQKGSSGARYSTLALLKRDLHERINGSSRAAPVSTVPDPLLSSFVGNFYEVDLPKNAKKESLAETEVASDNLEQKAAESVEEPLLPEVKEERTRRSQFVQGLVLSLMFDDIL